Proteins co-encoded in one Bradyrhizobium sp. 170 genomic window:
- a CDS encoding Na+/H+ antiporter, with protein METIAVALFLLLAVVVSGTLARMSPMALPPPLVQIALGAFIASVANFGVKLRPDIFFLLFLPPLLFLDGWRIPKEGLLRDKATILELALGLVVFTVVGVGSFINWMIPAMPLAVAFALAAIVSPTDSTAVSAIATRVPIPKRLMHILDGESLLNDASGLVCMRFAIAAALMGTFSLLAAVGTFLWLAIGGVAIGVGVTWIASAAKNWVSRHFGEETGSQILISLLIPFGAYLLSEHLHCSGILAAVAAGITMSYVEQSGQALPITRVRRSAVWDLVQFTASGIIFVLLGEQLPRLVIGAAQVVREAGHHEPIWLVVYVVAINLALAVLRFTWVWTSLRFTLFRAALKGQNSYVPSWRLIAATSLAGVRGTITLAGVLTLPLTMNDGSAFPARDLAIFLAAGVIIVSLVAASFSLPFLLKGLKLPPEPSPQEEEDLARIAAAKAAIRAIEKAQHHMGEGHSDVDLYTDAGVRIMELYRQRINGRSTTGKEASLARKIDEIERRLRLTGLRAERTEIYRIARARRLSDETSRKLVRELDLLESRFATR; from the coding sequence TGTTTCTCCTGCTCGCCGTCGTGGTCAGCGGCACGCTCGCACGAATGTCTCCAATGGCTTTGCCGCCGCCGCTCGTGCAGATAGCGCTCGGCGCATTCATTGCCTCGGTCGCGAATTTCGGCGTCAAATTGAGGCCGGATATTTTCTTCCTTCTGTTCCTGCCGCCTCTGCTCTTCTTGGATGGCTGGCGCATTCCGAAGGAGGGATTGTTGCGCGACAAAGCGACAATCCTGGAGCTGGCGCTCGGCCTCGTCGTGTTCACGGTCGTTGGTGTCGGGTCTTTCATCAACTGGATGATCCCGGCGATGCCGCTGGCCGTCGCCTTCGCACTTGCCGCGATTGTCTCACCCACCGATTCTACCGCAGTTTCCGCGATCGCTACCCGCGTGCCAATTCCCAAGCGATTGATGCACATTCTTGACGGCGAGTCGCTGCTCAATGATGCCTCGGGCCTCGTGTGCATGCGCTTCGCCATTGCCGCAGCACTAATGGGGACGTTCTCGCTCCTCGCCGCGGTCGGCACGTTCCTTTGGCTTGCGATCGGCGGCGTTGCCATAGGTGTAGGCGTCACCTGGATTGCGTCCGCCGCGAAGAACTGGGTATCGCGGCATTTCGGCGAGGAGACCGGCTCGCAGATCCTGATCAGCCTGTTGATCCCGTTTGGTGCCTACCTTTTGTCCGAGCATCTGCATTGCTCCGGCATTCTCGCCGCCGTCGCGGCTGGCATCACCATGAGCTACGTCGAACAGAGCGGCCAGGCGCTTCCCATCACCCGAGTTCGGCGCAGCGCGGTTTGGGATCTTGTTCAGTTTACCGCCAGCGGCATCATCTTCGTATTGCTTGGAGAACAGCTTCCGCGGCTCGTCATCGGTGCAGCGCAGGTGGTGCGTGAGGCCGGACACCACGAACCGATCTGGCTCGTTGTGTATGTGGTTGCCATCAATCTCGCCCTTGCGGTGTTGAGATTCACATGGGTCTGGACGTCATTGCGCTTCACGTTGTTTCGGGCAGCGCTGAAGGGTCAAAACTCATACGTACCAAGCTGGCGTCTCATCGCGGCGACATCGCTCGCCGGCGTTCGAGGGACCATAACGCTCGCCGGCGTGCTGACGCTGCCTCTGACCATGAACGATGGGTCTGCGTTTCCGGCGCGCGACCTTGCAATCTTTCTCGCTGCTGGCGTGATCATTGTGTCGCTGGTCGCGGCAAGTTTCAGCCTCCCGTTTCTCCTCAAGGGGCTCAAATTGCCACCTGAGCCGTCGCCACAGGAAGAAGAGGACCTGGCACGCATCGCCGCGGCGAAAGCGGCGATTCGGGCGATCGAGAAGGCGCAGCATCACATGGGGGAAGGCCACAGCGACGTCGATCTATATACCGATGCCGGGGTACGTATCATGGAGCTTTATCGCCAGCGGATCAATGGTCGCTCAACGACCGGCAAAGAAGCATCCCTAGCGCGAAAGATCGATGAGATCGAGCGGAGGCTGCGCCTGACCGGGCTTCGTGCCGAACGGACCGAAATCTACCGTATTGCTCGTGCTCGCAGGCTCTCCGACGAGACATCCCGCAAGTTGGTTAGAGAGCTTGATCTGCTGGAGTCGCGCTTCGCAACGCGGTGA